Part of the Aquimarina sp. TRL1 genome, CTACATCATGACCCTCTGCACACAATACACCATCATCATTGTACAGTTCATGATATAAGCCAAAACTAGAATTTTTGACAAAGGCAACTTTGGATTTAATTAAAACATTGCCTGGGAAAAACAACGGGTGTTTAAAATCACAATGAGTAGAAACAAGCATAGGTCCTTTTTTAGTTTCTTCATAAAGTTTTGCCAAGCCACTAACTTCCCAAAACTGAACCCGGGCGCTTTGCATGTATTTCATAAAATTAACATTATTCACATGCTGATAGGTATCCATTTCACTCCAGTCAATTCGCAATTGCAAAGAGAGTTTACTTGTTGACTCACTCATCTTCACTGCTTACAGGTTTGCTCGTATTGCTTCTGCCAGCGCCATGAATTCTTCTTTTTGCATAGACACCTTATGCTGAAATGTCATTTCTCTCATATCATTAAGCGGAATCAGATGCACGTGCACATGTGGCACTTCTAATCCTACTACAGCCATTCCAACACGCTTACAAGACACTGTTTTTTCTATAGCAATTGCTATTTTCCTTGAAAAATTCATCAATCCCTGATATGTTTCTTCGTCTAAATCAAATATCTTATCCACCTCTTTTTTAGGGATACACAATGCATGTCCCTGAGCATTAGGATTTATATCTAAAAAAGAAAAAAAGTGTTCGTCTTCTGCAATTTTGTAACAAGGGATTTCTCCATTGATAATTTTTGTAAATATTGAGGCCATTTAGGATGTTTCTTTGTGTTTATAAAACGGAAATATAGGGTATTTAACCCGAAGATAAAATCAAAAAAAGCCTTTCTTTGATTTCTTAAGAAAGGCTTTTTTGATTTTTTAAGATTTAATTATTCTCTGGAAATTTCAATCACATCAAACTTCATAATTCCATTCGGAACCTGAATCTCAGCTACGTCTCCTACACTTTTTCCCAGCAGCCCTTTTCCAATAGGAGAATCTACAGAGATTTTTCCTTGTTTAAGGTTCGCTTCACTCTGAGCCACTAGTTTATATATCATTTCGGCTCCATTTGTCTGATTTTTAATTTTTACTGTAGAATGTATCAATGCTTTAGAAATATCCAATTGTGATTCATCTATCAACCTTGCTCCTGATAAGGTTTCTTCCAGCTTCGATATTTTCATTTCCAAAAGTCCCTGTGCTTCTTTCGCAGCATCGTATTCTGCGTTTTCACTTAAATCCCCTTTATCGCGGGCTTCTGCAATCGCCTGAGAAGCTTTAGGACGTTCTATATCTTTGAGATGATTTAATTCATCTCTTAATTTTTTTAATCCTTCCGCAGTATAATAAGATACTTTGCTCATAACTTCATCGTTTATAAAATAGAAAAAATCCCATAAAGATGGGATCTTAGTATAACAAAGATAAGAAAAAAAAACACCTGATAGAAGTAATGGGACAGGAGTATTTTTCAACAAGAAAAACGATTTAAT contains:
- a CDS encoding thioesterase family protein, giving the protein MSESTSKLSLQLRIDWSEMDTYQHVNNVNFMKYMQSARVQFWEVSGLAKLYEETKKGPMLVSTHCDFKHPLFFPGNVLIKSKVAFVKNSSFGLYHELYNDDGVLCAEGHDVAVCFDFNIDKTFRIPDALRALMKEYQ
- a CDS encoding HIT family protein; this translates as MASIFTKIINGEIPCYKIAEDEHFFSFLDINPNAQGHALCIPKKEVDKIFDLDEETYQGLMNFSRKIAIAIEKTVSCKRVGMAVVGLEVPHVHVHLIPLNDMREMTFQHKVSMQKEEFMALAEAIRANL
- the greA gene encoding transcription elongation factor GreA, giving the protein MSKVSYYTAEGLKKLRDELNHLKDIERPKASQAIAEARDKGDLSENAEYDAAKEAQGLLEMKISKLEETLSGARLIDESQLDISKALIHSTVKIKNQTNGAEMIYKLVAQSEANLKQGKISVDSPIGKGLLGKSVGDVAEIQVPNGIMKFDVIEISRE